A region of Mycolicibacterium brumae DNA encodes the following proteins:
- a CDS encoding NAD-glutamate dehydrogenase, with translation MTENPELKAVRDWSDMTPEEAATLAASYRRTYRGSQDDGAGANGSNGADRNLTPDSLLAAQLKLGQRRRTGQTVVAVQRGKGGKGGDGPALQVITDAGPMVLDSLTVLLHRLGVAYTATMNPTMRVRRGPDGELLELNPVETATIGDEVWIHVQLAPTVSRQALAEAGEKIPGVLADAYQVGLDTEAMQKAMLGLSADIAFDDGSRFPGDDRADVAALLRWLADGHFVLLGYQRCPVRDGVASVDAASRLGTVRLHTEVLPQLSTHDDLLMLAHATVPSYLRYGAYPYIVVVRERSGEDFIEHRFVGLFTVTAINADVLEIPLISRRVRDALALSHADPNNLSALLLDVLQTIPRPELFALSARQLYEMGRTVIEMGSSRRTLLFARADGLGHFVSCLVYLPRDRYTTGVRLAIQDILVREFGGTEIDYSARVSESPWAVVHFTVRLPEGAGPDAVDVSTDNEVRIEGLLTSAARTWGDRLFGSAAEGRIEAGSAEHYAEAFSEAYRQAVTPAEAIEDIAIIEALDDDSVKLVLGDPDSSGAAKLTWYLGGRSASLSDLLPMLQCMGVEVLDERPFSVTRPDGLEVRIYQFRVSQERGLTVPENTAADMATRFADTVTAIWQGQVEADGFNELVLRAGLTWQQVVIIRAYAKYLKQAGFPYSQAYIEAVLNDHAATVRSLVALFEAIFNPELTDAERTAQAQAAAVAVAVDIDALVSMDTDRVLRAFASLIQATLRTNYYVTREGSVRSAGVLAMKLNPQLIDELPLPRTRFEIFVYSPRVEGVHLRFGAVARGGLRWSDRREDFRTEVLGLVKAQAVKNAVIVPVGAKGGFVVKNPPAPTGDPATDRDATRDEGVACYRLFIAGLLELTDNVDRSTGAITAPPQVVRRDGDDAYLVVAADKGTATFSDIANDVAARYGHWLGDAFASGGSVGYDHKGMGITAKGAWESVKRHFREIGVDTQTEDFTCVGIGDMSGDVFGNGMLLSEHIKLVAAFNHLHIFLDPNPDPATSFAERTRMFHLPRSTWDDYDKSLISSGGGVYSRQQKSIPITPEVAEALGIADGVTELTPPELVKAILTAPVDLLWNGGIGTYIKAESESDSDVGDRANDAVRINGNQVRAKVVGEGGNLGVTSRGRIEVDISGGRINTDALDNSAGVDCSDHEVNIKILVDSLVTQGKVAADERAALLESMTDEVGRLVLDDNMAQNDLMGTSRAGAASLLNVHARQIDELEADRGLNRELEALPTNKEVRRRFENNQGLTSPELATLMAHVKLALKDDVLATELPDQEVFATRLPEYFPTQLRERFGEDIRKHQLRREIVTTMLVNDVIDTAGISYAFRVSQDTGVDSVDAVRAYAAADAIFGFGDTWRGIREASLANRIPVHTSDRMTLDLRRLIDRATRWLVNNRPQPLAVGAEINRFGAKVAALTPRLSEFLRGLDADIVTRETEEFTADGAPAELAYNVAIGLYQYSLLDIIDIADIAERDPAEVADAYFALLAHLDTDRLLTAVSALPRDDRWHSLARLALRDDIYTSIRGLTFDVLSVGEPEENGDQKIAEWKKINSARLERAERTLDEIAAAGEFDLATLSVAARQIRNMTTATGTGQGQ, from the coding sequence CGGAGTTGAAGGCTGTCCGCGATTGGTCCGATATGACGCCCGAGGAGGCGGCCACGCTGGCCGCCAGCTACCGGCGCACCTACCGCGGCTCCCAGGACGACGGAGCGGGCGCCAACGGGTCCAATGGCGCTGATCGGAACCTGACGCCGGACTCCCTGCTGGCCGCCCAGTTGAAGCTGGGGCAGCGCCGGCGCACCGGCCAGACCGTGGTCGCCGTGCAGCGCGGCAAGGGCGGCAAAGGCGGCGATGGGCCTGCGCTGCAGGTGATCACCGACGCGGGCCCGATGGTGCTGGACTCGCTGACGGTGCTGCTGCACCGGCTCGGGGTGGCCTACACCGCCACCATGAACCCGACCATGCGGGTGCGGCGCGGGCCCGACGGCGAACTGCTGGAGCTCAACCCGGTGGAGACCGCCACCATCGGCGACGAGGTCTGGATCCACGTCCAACTGGCCCCGACGGTGTCACGGCAGGCGCTGGCCGAGGCGGGGGAGAAGATCCCGGGCGTGCTGGCCGACGCCTACCAGGTGGGCCTGGACACCGAGGCGATGCAGAAGGCCATGCTGGGCCTGTCCGCCGACATCGCCTTCGATGACGGGTCGCGGTTCCCGGGTGACGACCGCGCCGACGTCGCCGCGCTGCTGCGCTGGCTGGCCGACGGGCACTTCGTGCTGCTGGGCTACCAGCGCTGCCCGGTGCGCGACGGCGTCGCGTCGGTGGACGCGGCTAGCCGACTGGGCACCGTCCGGTTGCACACCGAGGTGTTGCCGCAGCTGAGCACCCATGACGACCTGCTGATGCTGGCCCACGCCACCGTGCCCAGCTACCTGCGCTACGGCGCCTACCCCTACATCGTGGTGGTGCGGGAGCGCTCCGGCGAGGACTTCATCGAGCACCGGTTCGTCGGCCTGTTCACCGTCACCGCGATCAACGCCGACGTGCTGGAGATCCCGCTGATCTCCCGGCGCGTCCGCGACGCGCTGGCGCTGTCGCACGCCGACCCGAACAATCTGAGCGCGCTGCTGCTCGACGTGCTGCAGACCATCCCGCGCCCGGAGCTGTTCGCGCTGTCGGCGCGTCAGCTCTACGAGATGGGGCGCACCGTCATCGAGATGGGATCCAGCCGGCGCACCCTGCTGTTCGCGCGCGCCGACGGCCTCGGCCACTTCGTGTCCTGCCTGGTGTACCTGCCGCGTGACCGGTACACCACCGGCGTCCGGCTCGCGATACAGGACATCCTGGTCCGCGAGTTCGGCGGCACCGAGATCGATTACTCCGCCCGGGTCAGTGAATCACCGTGGGCGGTGGTTCATTTCACCGTCCGGCTGCCCGAGGGCGCCGGCCCCGACGCCGTCGACGTCTCGACCGACAACGAGGTGCGGATCGAAGGGCTGTTGACCTCGGCCGCCCGCACCTGGGGCGACCGGCTGTTCGGGTCGGCGGCCGAAGGCCGCATCGAAGCCGGCAGCGCCGAGCACTACGCCGAGGCGTTCTCCGAGGCCTACCGCCAAGCCGTCACCCCCGCCGAGGCCATCGAGGACATCGCGATCATCGAGGCCCTCGACGACGACTCGGTGAAACTGGTGCTCGGCGATCCGGACTCGTCCGGCGCGGCGAAGCTCACCTGGTATCTGGGCGGCCGATCGGCCTCCCTGAGCGACCTGCTGCCGATGCTGCAGTGCATGGGTGTGGAAGTGCTCGACGAGCGGCCGTTCAGCGTCACCCGGCCCGACGGCCTGGAAGTCCGGATCTACCAGTTCCGGGTCTCGCAGGAACGCGGGCTCACGGTGCCTGAGAACACCGCGGCCGATATGGCCACCCGGTTCGCCGACACCGTCACCGCCATCTGGCAGGGACAGGTCGAAGCCGACGGGTTTAACGAACTGGTGCTGCGCGCGGGCCTGACCTGGCAGCAGGTGGTGATCATCCGCGCCTATGCCAAATACCTCAAGCAGGCGGGGTTCCCGTACAGCCAGGCCTACATCGAGGCGGTGCTCAACGACCACGCCGCGACGGTGCGGTCCCTGGTCGCGCTGTTCGAGGCGATCTTCAACCCGGAGCTGACCGACGCCGAGCGGACCGCGCAGGCTCAGGCCGCCGCCGTCGCGGTCGCCGTCGACATCGACGCGCTGGTCAGCATGGACACCGACCGGGTGCTGCGTGCGTTCGCCTCGCTCATCCAGGCCACCCTGCGCACCAACTACTACGTCACCCGCGAGGGGTCGGTGCGTTCGGCCGGTGTGCTCGCGATGAAGCTGAACCCGCAGTTGATCGACGAATTGCCGCTGCCCCGAACACGTTTCGAGATCTTCGTGTACTCCCCGCGGGTAGAGGGCGTGCATCTGCGGTTCGGCGCGGTGGCCCGCGGCGGCCTGCGCTGGTCGGACCGCCGGGAGGACTTCCGCACCGAGGTGCTCGGGCTGGTGAAGGCCCAGGCGGTCAAGAACGCCGTCATCGTTCCCGTCGGCGCCAAGGGCGGGTTCGTCGTCAAGAACCCCCCGGCGCCCACCGGCGACCCGGCCACCGACCGGGACGCCACCCGCGACGAGGGGGTGGCCTGCTATCGGCTGTTCATCGCCGGCCTGCTGGAGCTGACCGACAACGTGGACCGGTCCACCGGCGCGATCACCGCGCCGCCGCAGGTGGTTCGCCGCGATGGCGACGACGCTTATCTGGTGGTGGCCGCGGACAAGGGCACCGCCACGTTCTCCGACATCGCCAACGACGTCGCGGCCCGGTACGGCCACTGGCTCGGTGACGCGTTCGCCTCCGGCGGGTCGGTCGGCTACGACCACAAGGGCATGGGCATCACCGCCAAGGGCGCTTGGGAGAGCGTCAAGCGGCACTTCCGCGAGATCGGGGTGGACACCCAGACTGAGGACTTCACCTGCGTCGGCATCGGCGACATGTCCGGTGACGTGTTCGGCAACGGCATGCTGCTCTCCGAGCACATCAAACTGGTGGCCGCGTTCAACCACCTGCACATCTTCTTGGACCCCAACCCGGATCCGGCGACGTCCTTCGCCGAACGGACGAGGATGTTCCACCTGCCCCGATCCACCTGGGACGACTACGACAAATCGCTGATCTCCTCCGGTGGCGGGGTGTACAGCCGTCAGCAGAAGTCCATCCCGATCACCCCCGAGGTGGCGGAGGCCCTCGGCATCGCCGACGGTGTCACCGAACTCACCCCGCCGGAGTTGGTCAAGGCGATCCTCACCGCCCCGGTGGACCTGCTGTGGAACGGCGGCATCGGCACCTACATCAAGGCGGAGTCCGAATCCGACAGCGACGTCGGCGATCGCGCCAACGACGCGGTGCGCATCAACGGAAATCAGGTGCGCGCCAAGGTCGTCGGCGAAGGCGGCAACCTCGGCGTCACCTCCCGCGGGCGCATCGAGGTGGACATCTCCGGCGGTCGGATCAACACCGACGCGCTGGACAACTCCGCCGGTGTGGACTGCTCGGACCACGAGGTCAACATCAAGATCCTGGTCGACTCGCTGGTCACCCAGGGCAAGGTCGCCGCCGACGAGCGCGCGGCGCTGCTGGAGTCGATGACCGACGAGGTCGGCCGGCTGGTGCTGGACGACAATATGGCCCAGAACGATCTGATGGGCACCAGCCGGGCCGGCGCGGCCAGCCTGCTCAACGTGCACGCCCGCCAGATCGACGAGTTGGAGGCCGATCGGGGCCTGAACCGCGAACTGGAGGCGTTGCCGACCAACAAGGAGGTGCGCCGCCGGTTCGAGAACAATCAGGGCCTGACCTCCCCGGAGCTGGCCACCCTGATGGCGCACGTCAAGCTCGCGCTCAAGGACGACGTGCTGGCCACCGAGCTGCCCGACCAGGAGGTGTTCGCCACCCGGCTGCCGGAGTACTTCCCGACCCAACTGCGGGAGCGCTTCGGCGAGGACATCCGCAAGCACCAGCTGCGCCGGGAGATCGTCACCACCATGTTGGTCAACGACGTGATCGACACCGCGGGCATCAGCTACGCGTTCCGGGTCTCGCAGGACACCGGGGTCGATTCGGTGGACGCGGTGCGCGCCTACGCCGCCGCCGACGCCATCTTCGGCTTCGGCGACACCTGGCGGGGCATCCGGGAAGCCAGCCTGGCCAACCGCATCCCGGTGCACACCTCCGACCGGATGACCCTGGACCTGCGTCGACTCATCGACCGGGCCACCCGATGGCTGGTGAACAACCGGCCGCAGCCGCTGGCCGTCGGCGCGGAGATCAACCGGTTCGGCGCCAAGGTCGCGGCGCTGACCCCGCGGCTCTCGGAGTTCCTGCGCGGTCTGGACGCTGACATCGTCACGCGCGAGACCGAGGAATTCACCGCGGACGGGGCGCCGGCCGAGCTGGCCTACAACGTGGCGATCGGGCTGTACCAGTACAGCCTGCTGGACATCATCGACATCGCCGACATCGCAGAGCGGGATCCCGCGGAGGTCGCTGACGCGTACTTCGCGCTGCTGGCGCACCTGGACACCGACCGACTGTTGACCGCGGTGTCGGCGCTGCCGCGCGATGACCGCTGGCATTCGCTGGCCCGGCTGGCGCTGCGCGACGACATCTACACCTCGATTCGCGGGCTGACCTTCGACGTGCTGTCGGTGGGGGAGCCGGAGGAGAACGGCGACCAGAAGATCGCCGAGTGGAAGAAGATCAACAGCGCCCGGCTGGAGCGGGCCGAGCGGACCCTCGATGAGATAGCAGCGGCAGGTGAGTTCGACCTCGCTACGCTGTCGGTGGCCGCGCGCCAGATCAGGAACATGACCACCGCCACCGGGACCGGACAGGGACAGTGA